The Biomphalaria glabrata chromosome 6, xgBioGlab47.1, whole genome shotgun sequence genomic interval cactctgccgcgacccccccccctcccgcagacacacacacacagcaaaagaagaatagacaaaaacaatccatattttcgatggtcttaggggacacccaagggggtcgcgacccacaggttgagaacccctgctctaggaCAACTAAGCCAGTTCACAAATGGAAACTACAGCAATTAAAACTTCCCAAAATGATGTTTCATTCCCAATTTTATCTTCAAGTTGCTataacaaaaagacaattttatacttctttctgttttaatcaccatttaaaaaaaaaaactccttttGAAAGTAAATTTCAATGGCAGTATGTGGCCCCTAACTTGTTTTTGTAGACATTAtatgaaaacaatatttttttttctatcaaagaTAGGacacaaattttgttttatgtgtgtaaaatgttttaaaaagaaaaagcagatatagatattttattttgtgtgttggggtggtggttaaaaaaaaaaaaaacggccagaaggatgtgtttgtgtgtgggagaTCAATATAAGTGAGCCGCTCTAATTCAAAGTAATATCTTAGAAGAGTATTGAAATTGGATGGGGGATATTGGGTCAAAATGTTACGTGAGAACAGTTCACAGGCCAGAAGTGTGTATGGGAAGGAATTTAAAGCTGGCCACTCCAATTAAATGAAGCATATACTAGAATTCACAGACCAAAAGATAAATTGTTGAAGCACAACAACAGACATAGCCTGTGGGTAATCCTAATTATAACAAAtgagcaataaaaaaacaataacatgcTATTAAAAGTAAAGCAGATGACATGGTTGGATTTGagcaaaagaaaaggagagTCTGACATATAGAATGCAGGCATATTGAACAGACAAATAATGCTAAAGAAAGAAACCAGAAAGCAGTACAAAGAAGCAAGGCCAAGGGTTACAAAATCTGTCAAAAAGCATAAAAAtgaggcaataaaaaaaaacaaagagcaCTCATTGAGAACCTTGATGCGAGAGGAATGGGCATGAAAATAAGGGATGACAAGAATGGATTTCAAGCAAGATCACACATGTATGAGAACAATAATGGTGTCCTcgtcacaaaaaaaacagaaggGTCATTGACaaatgggctgaatactttgaggagttcctaaataaaacaagatgGAGACAAAGGAAAATATGAACAGCCATCAACACTATAAACCTACCAACACTATAAACTCACCAACTCTAAtttaaacatcagaaataaaaaaattagaagcaccaggagaggaccaaaatTACAACAGAGCTAATAAAAATGGAGGAAAAAACCTGAATTCACAATAAGACTAACCAATATCAAGAATTTTGGAAGAAGTAATACTAACAGATTGAAAGCAGCACTCATAACataaatacaaactaaaaaaaatgtcaagaaaaCAATGTACTAGTACAACTTAAATCGCTTATGATGGTATCAAAAGGAAATATCTTTATGAAATACTGAACAACTTAACAAGACTTATGCATATGAAATTAAACAACTCAATTTTACAGTgataacatatagatctaaaacacaaaaaaaaattattttaatattaaaaaaacacaacaatcaTTCAAAAAGACCTGAATCAGACATTTTTCAAATTGTcccaaacttgtttttttttccatataattgcccaaaacttgtttttttttcattctgaaggAAGTTACATTTTTGTAGAATAAAATTTCAGTATATTTGAGGCTGCTcaaattttttcatttattcctTTCATTGACAGTCTGTGGATaggttgaaaacaaaatttagtgaTATCAAAGACTCTAATAAAAGCAagtcattttaattaaaaaaaaacaaacaaaaaaaacataaaatatactttaaaaaaaaacaagcttatattaagtgtgattgtatcaattagtttggatcagtcatgtaattatatgaaATGCCAAGACAtagtaaatctgtgcaattagaaatatttttaccaattgtttttgtttagctttctcaatgtgctatgatcctatcacttgtttggaccagttgtgaaagggggagggactATCTAGGTGAATGATTCCATGATTGTTATTTAATTGCATACAAATAATGTTCACTGATGTCTCAGGAGTTCTcagggggactaattcaacttataccaccacatctgtcaagtaggatttctttttttttgctcaagatacccaacaaaatcattaattacagtagcaactaattggttaattttttaaattgattcttgcattgtcatgtaaaagaaatagtttagcaaaatttcagcttgaccaGAGATTAGGTGTAcgagaaaaaatgtgtacaaactttttaccatacagataaaaaaaaacaacatataagtGACATAACGTTTAATTTTCTATAGAGTAGCAGTTAATTGGATGGGTACTTGGTCATGTGGTACACACTCTGAACAGATGTCATGATGGTCCTATGCACAAACCTGGTCCATCCCCATGTCATCCTGTAAGATTGGACTAGGATGTCGAAATAATGTTTTGATGTAGAATGCaatgtttctgtttgtttgcactaaattttttttgtcaatgtatatttttttccacCTCATCTTGAGGAATAAATGTTTTGAGATGACAGGGCATTTTGTAAAGAACTCTTTCTATACTATAAAATCGTAGAATTGAATagctcttttttatatatacacacacacacaataatatGTAGTGGAACATGTAGCCGTCTAGTAaccatcataaaaagggcatcaaaaattacactcacaacattgccacatttaaaggaactttttgaacaaaagtgtctaaggaaaattgaaaaaatcttggaagacaacagccacccgctccatcagaactatgtCAGGTCGTCGTGAAGTGGgcgactactgtcaatcaaaacaagaacagagggGTACAAAAACTCGTGCGTACCtgactcggtcagactatatcaacgccactcttAGATCAGGACACATGAataggaccaagatgcctgtgtgtagtcgctgaatgaactttctatgttgtgtctgttgtatttatgtgtatgtttctgttgtgttgtctttatatgagaaaaagagtccttgtaatcataaCAAATTTCCattaggatcaataaagcagtcttagtattTCTTAAGATTGTGGCATATAAAAATAGTAGCATGTTTATATAAAACTTGAAAgactttacaaatattgttaaatCACTCACAGTTTGGCAAGCCATATTAATATAAACTGGATCAGTTTCAGTTGGGCATTTGCAATCATTAAGCTGTGGAAtgttcaaacaagaaaatcaaaGAATGGAGATTAATTCACTAAACAAACTTTAGAGAACTCTATCctataaaatcataaaaaatgaTAACTTCACTTTGTGCACAAACACAGTATTatgtaggatttttttttatattagcctGAGGcaaatacaattataaaaaacaGCATGTtgataaacttgaaataagactttacaAAAATTGTTAAATCACTTACAGTTTGGTCAGCAACACAGGTAGAGGTTTGACTAACAGTTGCAGTTTGACTATCTGAAGTCTTGGGCTGGAACTGgaatggtcaaataaaaaatttgagatcacaaacactctaataaaaaagacagtcattttaacaataaaataacataaaaactGGACAGCCATTAAGAACACTATCTATCCTataagattattaaaaaaaaaaaataaacaactactttacacaaacacacatattacCCTATAGGaactttttttataatagtttgtagcatatagaaataataaatatagcatgttgataaatttaaaattaggatTTTTAAACATGACTCACAATTCGGACAGCATTGTTTGTAGGTATTTTATAGATGCTTTCAATAAGGCACTCTGAAGATTTGGGCTGGATCTGGtgttgtcaaacaaaaaaaaaaaatagagagctcaaacattctaataaaaaaaaaacagtcattttaataataaaaaaaaaacttgaaatatagaaataataaaatagcatGTTGATAATAAGCTTAAAATAAGACTAGAAATATTGTTAAATCACTCACAGTTTGGCAAGCCATATTAATATAAACTGGATCTGTTTCAGTTTGGTCAGTAATACGGGTGGAGGTTCTATTAATAGTTACAGTTAGGCCCTCTGAAGTCTTGGGCTGGAACAGgaatggtcaaataaaaaatttgaaatcacaaacactctaataaaaaaaagacatcattttaacaataaaaatacattaaaactgGAACTCaaacattctaataaaaaaaaaacagtcattttaataataaaaaaacaactttaaaactcATTTAAGAACTCTATCCTATAAAATCATAGAaaattataaatctactttatGCACATATTTACAGTATCAATTTTATTATACaagtttgtaatatatatatatatagaaataacaagattacaaagagagtttgtgtgatcCCCCATTGAAgtcaccaatggaccaggaatatttaagccatagtcttgttttgatcgttaaaattaataaaattgtaaaaaaataatttggctTTTTTTCCACAAACAGGACAACACAGGATaaaactcttctggaataagtagagtagagatccaagtGATCACCTAAAAACAGAATGGAAACCTCCCAGACAGTGTCTGTGGCACCTGGTACGGTAGCTCAGGGTGCCATCCCttcccatcaactttcttcaaatatgttccaataaacactattgctgGTTAGTTCTTTTTGTGGAACAAATACAGTGAGATGATTACCAGTATACATTTCTTTGCACCATAGAGAGATAATGAAAGcaataaacttgaaataagacTGTTCAAATACTATTTAATGACTTACGGTCTGATATCCTGTATATATTACTGAGTCATAAACATGGTTTTCTTCTGTACTGTTTGCCtatggaatgaaaaaaaatctaataaaattttattaagttaaatataaaaacatttttcttaaaaaagccatgcatctcaaatagcctctgaaaaCCAGACCTTGGACCTGGTCTAACTATttatcactaacaggagaaggggaaaAGGCGAGTACTGACACTTAAGCAAGTAAGATTTGGGTAGGGAGGGGCTAATTAGCCTGGCTGGCTACCCACACGGAGAGGGTGGCATCATTCCATCCAGGATTAAGGCATAAGCTTCATCTCACTTCCATAAGATGATCCACAGTCATTTCTCGATTTAAAGAGGCCACATATATGGTTGACAGAATCAATGTAGGCAATGACTAGttgaaaattcttttaataagaaCTCTTTTTTCATCTCTAAACTTTTCACATGATgaatcttcccccccccctcattgcAATTCTTATATGTTTGTGGAATACAGaaattaaatagtaaataaTGTGGATACACAATTTTAAATGGTATTTAAATACTTACAATCTCTATTTCTTCAGCAGCATTGGAGGTGCAGACCACAGCATTGCTTTGAATACTGAAAGAATAAgaccattttaaaaatgttaaaaaaaaaaaacaataagaaaaatgtttagtgttagtgttgtgctggccacatgacaccctatttGTTAagtgttggccaaagaaacagatgaccttaacatcatctgcactatagattgctaggactgaaagggaaactttacctTACTCTTATTTTAAATTGCCATACAGGGTTTTCATTATACTTGTTTTCTTCAAGGGGAGATAATATGGGACATTTCAAGAAAGATGTTTGACATCCGATAAGGATGCAAACTGTGAGCAAGTAGAATTCCATTTATTGAGTATGAGTACTTATTGAGTACTTatcttctctctaaagtaacatctgtctctggacacaaaaaaatgatccttattaaattatttcatctAATAAGAGAAGAGACAATTCTCCACACTTTATAATGTCTTATATTTTGATGTTATTGTTCTCACATCATTATCTATAGGTAACTATAGCGGCAACTCTTGctaaatctagtaaatctaaaataaCCAAGTAAGTTAAAGCTAAAATAGCTACACATCTTAAGACTACAGAAATAAACTTTCtaagtattcaaaataaatcACCAGCTTTAggaattttattataaaacgaATGGCAGGAAACAGAAACTTTGACAAAATCAGACAATTTAAGTTAGAAAATTCTAATTGGTACTATGAaattttttgtacaaaatttgACATAATCGTAGATGAGTTCTTTTAAgccatataaaatataaaaagcacagtaatagcagaagaaattacttCATAATATTGAGTACACAGATCATCACACTCTAGCTTAAGAGTACATGCAAGAACTATGTAACCAATTATCAGAACtgaaattaaacataaaacgtttttttttttttaattatgggTGGATGCAGTCATTATGACATCAATGGGAAAATATTGACCATAGACCAACATAAAACCTTAGGATATGAATGAACTATTTTATAGAGACATTACGCCATTTAAGTTCgtaccaaattaaaaaaaaaaaaaactagactaAACAACATCAGAGAAAATTAAGCACTggttaagtgtgtgtgtgtgtatttcatGTTTGATAgtgttagttttttttcatctattttgttattgtaataATACTGAGGTAGGCTATTGTAGTCAAATTGAATTTCCTTTCGCTCAGACTAATACAATTATTCTATAGTATCTTACAGACATGAACTAGTGGTAGATTATGACATTATAGAAATTAACATTAATTAGTACATGGATACACATACAATGATGTACTTATCTTCTCTATAAAGTAACacaatctgtaatttataagataatctCTCTGGACTATCTGACCATGATGTCAATAatacagggtgcgtcaaaaaaatgtatacacactttgaactgtcatagacaatttatttccccttctacAATCCTAAATTTCTtgacatggaaagcttaatgtccgattggaaaaataaatgtgattaatGTGAGTTATGTTCAAACTGGTGGCCTTCAGCATTGCTGAGTATGAGTCAACATTGATTTCGTACACCGTACCAAGTGTCCACCGAGATTTCTGCGCACACCGCCTGAATCTCATTCCTCAGTGTGTCCAGGTGACGTGCTTTACGTTTGTACGCCTCATCTTGAACTGTGCCTGATAAGAAGAAATCCAGAGGAGTGAGGTCTGGAGAGCATGCAGGAAACTTGATTGGTCCCCTGCATCCTATCCACTAGCCTGGCACATTGGGATCCAGGTATGCTCGTACTTCCCTATGATAGTGCGGAAGGACACCATCTTGTTGGAAATAAAACTCATCACCGTATAATGCACGAATGGAAGGGAATATGGAGCCAGCAAGCTCACGTCTCCAGTGTCTTTAAACCGCAGCTACATTCTCAAACTTCCAGTACCACATCATTATCTGCTTCCGCTCTTCAAAACTCAAACGCACGTCCGCCATGTTGCAGTTACTTCCTTGTCACTGCTGCAACTTGTTGAAGAAACATAACATTACTTTCTCACAGAAATTTAATCTTGTAGAACGGGAAAtcaattgtctatgacagttcaaagtgtgtatacatttttttgacgcaccctgtatatattttcaaataaaagcaGTTATGACTTTAAGAAATTTAAGGCATGTGAAACTCAAGTAATACGTCTTATTGatggattcaggatttcctGCTAGGTAGAGAACTAACTGtactaatggcaatgtcttcgattcccaagattaaggatgagtgctgtGTAATAATATGAAGGCTCCAAATCTACATCAATTACATTTAACTCAAGATTAGTATAAGAAACAGTCTTAGGCACACAACTGTTTCAACTGTTCTTAAATGATCTCCTTAATTATAGAACAATATAAACAACATGATATGACAACATGCTGAATTTTTACATTATGGAACTAGATACCTGAATCAACTAAGAAAACCAAAGTCTTAGCTAGTTTAGATTAACTAAGAAAATGAAGCCATAGCTTAACCATACATACACATAGGATAtaactatcttcttttttgaaagaatgtctgtaatatatatgaTGTCAAATGAAGCTCAGAAGATTATAATAATATGTgagatgattattttttttacaaggaaaaatttattagattatgcaatatttaatttttgtaaaccAATTATTCTTTGAATTTACATAtgacaaaaaaatttttaaaaagaagataatctCGCACAACATATTCGTCTATCTACCCACCCATTTTTATATTTGCTAATTGCATTTGACAAACAACATGAAATTAGTGCAAATAAATGTGAACATcataaaggccatctgtttctgtggcctatggttatcgaagctgtcatgtggccaacacaacgaccaaccatccccaactaatgtcagggggactcagaggtgctcaaagatccagaaattaaaaatccgagtcttcaccaggatttgaaccccggaccctggttcagaagccaagagctttaccgctcagccaccatgcctccaaaTATGTCATTGTACATTGTTCAAATTATCCATGCATAAGTTAGGTTtgcaaaaaagaaacattaaaaaaataaataaattcttacCTAAATTGAACAGCTGTTGAGGAGCctgagaaatgaaaaaaatgaaacaatattgaaagaatcttttttgttgttataaaaTTGGTTTTCAACCAAAATAACAGTGAAAATATATTGTGAATTTTTTTACATAAGTTTATTTataactattaatttttttaacaaatatgtaacaaataaaaatcaaacaaatcttACATTACTAAAACAGTTAGAGACAAAAGGGCTGccacaaagttttaaaaatataggtaatgctatgtgtatgtgtgtatgtatgtgtatatatgtgtgtgtctgtgcacATGCATgcgtgtgcatgtgtgtgtaatTTCTCTTTTGCATTTCCTTGTATTtatgtatacataaatatatagtgTTTTTGCTTTATTGAAACTTGAAACAGAACATTATGCTAGTTTAGAAATTCACCTAGATGcatgtttaatattttaaaaaagggatcAGGCTAAAagtcacatcttttttttttaaagcacatttAAGGCCATGGTGAAATAAGTTATTCAATAgtatttctagtttctgagacaTTAGCATGACAATAAGCACAAAAAGTAGCTTTTCAATATTGGTGCTGTTAAAAATATACATGAATTGCTGACTTATGAATCAGAAGGTATTGATATACGAAAATTTGTGAATGATTTAGCTAACTTAAACAATGCTAGGAGGATTCTGTCAGCTTTGAAGATATAGGATGATGAGTATGTTGtatttaagcaaaaaaaacttcaaatttccttttgcttttattttagttgaacaaaaaggaattatattttattaatatcaaaCTTCCGCGAGTGATATCTTAAACAGCTAAAACCCTTTCCTTCAAACGTCCTGGTGAAAAATCAGTGGATGGACATTGGGCTTATATTTGACAAGTGGCTtccttaaataataaaaacacacactAGGTAAGTTGGAAAAATTTAACCCAAAATCAGACATGATTTTCCATTGcgcacataaaaaaaagtttatggtgAGTAAAACATTTAGCATCATTGTGagaaataggaaattaaaaatacagaGGACTGCTCTGCGGCGTTCTAGTTTttccagccagctttttgccCTGAGCTCTTTTGCGGTCTGTACCAAGGAAGAATAgcataatttgttgtttttttcagctgGTTATGCTGGGTTAATGTGGTAACAGGATTTGTGAATTAATTAGGGGCATTTAAAGACTAAGAGGGTCTGGTTTAGAGTTTTATAAAGATGGGAgtagtgtctacaaaggggtgGGTTTATTTATGCCCAAatagtaatcatcttcttttttgaagtaccgTCTGTATtctattattaaagtaccaaACATGGGAAACATAAAAAGGATGAGAAAGttgatttaaaaatcaaaacaaatgtagcttataatcctttaaatacaaaaaataatttcacctGAACCGACATTGAATACTCTTTtccaaatgtaaattaaaatgcCAGTACAAACCAATGCGACAGCAATCAAGAAAGTTGAGCAAATTGAAATGAccattaggattttttttttccattgagcctaagagaaaaaaagaacaaaaacaatattataattatgaaaaacatttagaaaaaagtaaagtaaaaaaataataattccgaAATCACAATATTTGTCTTTAAAATCTCAACAAATCTATAATATTCTTCTAAAAACCAATTGTCAGAGAAGTACTACACTGTTGCTATTAATGACTGTGGTGTGTCAGTGGTGTGTACTTATATTATTCTGGCACCAAGTCTTTTTGTGTGCTGACTCCTAAAACACAATTTTGCTGCTGTATTGCTTTTAGTTATAGACCTTTGTTCTCACTATGATGAATGTTGGTTTGATGGCTCTATAATGCTACCTTACAGTTCTGTTGGTTTTGTGGCTCTATAATGCTATCAGTGATACAAATTGGAAATCACACTTACGGTGGCGCAGGAATTCACATATttgggaacaacaatagccagcaacctagatttagacacagagctgacaaaaagaataggaaaggcttctgcagcTATGGCGAAACTCTCCAAGCATgtgtgggaaaataccaaattgacCACGGTAACAAAAATCCTTGTCTACAATGCCTGcattctgagcacacttctttatggcagtgagagctgggcaacttacatgcgtcaagaacacagattaaatagcttccacctaCGCCGCCTGtgacgcataatgtgcatcttCTGGAGGGATCATGTCACCAACCAGGAAGTTTTGACACAGGCCAACATGCATagcatctatgctctccttcaacagagaagactacgctggctagGTCATGTCACATGTATGTCAGATGGAAGAATTCCTAAAGACATGTTACacgctgagcttgcagagggagccagacccaagggccacccaatactaacctacagagatgtctgcaagcaagacatgagagccacgggcatcgaccaaagtgtgtaggaggagatagcccaagaccggacagcatggagacagattGTACGTGCTGGTACAAACTTTGCAGAATGCTAAAGAAACAAAGCTGCaccagtcaagagaaagaaaa includes:
- the LOC129926719 gene encoding uncharacterized protein LOC129926719, whose translation is MKNIMNQERPSVKTKEVITVNTSLDLDTFSKLLPFLRCYFVNSLVNEENKLNVEDQASKTTRLIKTTNPIYSTNADASNTTRLNETTDPTYSTNADASNTTRLNETTDPTYSTNADGSMEKKNPNGHFNLLNFLDCCRIGSSTAVQFSIQSNAVVCTSNAAEEIEIANSTEENHVYDSVIYTGYQTPKTSEGLTVTINRTSTRITDQTETDPVYINMACQTIQPKSSECLIESIYKIPTNNAVRIFQPKTSDSQTATVSQTSTCVADQTLNDCKCPTETDPVYINMACQTTVNERNK